DNA from Kitasatospora herbaricolor:
GGGCACGCCCGATCCGGCTCGACCTCGCCGCCGGTGCCGACCGGGTGGTCCTGCCGCACCGCACCACCGAAGCCCGCCTCACCGGCCGGGTCCGGATCGAGGGGCTCGCCGACGACCCGGCGGCGACCGGGGAGTTGGAGATCTCACCGCTCGCCCGCCGACGGATCCGCTACCGGCTCCACTTCACCGCCGCCGGCCGCCGGCTCACCCTGCACGGCTGGAAGTCGCTCTCCCCGCGCCGGCCGCTCACCTCGCTGACCGTGCTGCCGTTCACCCTCCTGGAGGACGGCGCCGAAGCCGGCCGCGGCACCCTGCGATTCCCCCCCGCCACCGGTCTGCTGCCCTTCCTGGCCGGTTGGCGCTTCCCGCGCCCGCGCCCCGCGGACGCCGACCTGCTGCCCCGTCCGGACGGCGGACCCGGCCGGACGGAGGTCTGGTACACCACCCTCACCGACCCGGCCACCGGCACCGGCCTCTGGCTGCACCACGAACTGACCACGCCCACCGACGGCCGGCCCGCCCACGCCCACGGCTGGATCGCCGTGTTCCCGCCGGACGGCCGCGCCCAGCACGCCCGGTACGGGCCGCAGGCACCGCCTGGCCCCGACACCCCGCCCGAGTGGCTGCGCGGCGCGGCCGGCCCGTACAGCTGGGACCTCACCGAACGACCCGCCGGGCCACCGCTGCACACCTTCCCCCGGTGGGCCTGGCGCCGCCCGGTGCTGCCCGCCGCCCACATGCTGCCGGCCGCCACCGCCCGCTACACCGGCACCGTCCGCCACCCCGGTGGCACACTCACCCTTGCCGACGCCCCCGGCGCCACCGCCCGCATCCGCGGGCACGGCAACGCCCACCGCTGGGCCTGGCTGCACGCCGACCTCGGCGGCGGCGACGTGCTGGAGGTGATCGCCGCCGTCGCCCACCGGCCCGGGCTGCGGGGCCTGCCGCCGGTGGTCCTGCTCCGGCTGCGCCGCGACGGCCGGGTCTGGCCGCGCAGCGCCGTCCGCTCCGCCCTCGGCGGCTTCCGGGCCCGGATCGGCCTGCCCGGCTGGAGCGTCACCGGCCGCACCGCGCTGCGCCGGATCACCGTGACGGTACGCCAACCACCGGAACGCACCCTGACCCTGGACTACACCGACCCGGACGGCAGCCGCGCGGTCTGCCGGAACAGCGAGGCGGCCGACGCCGAGATCACCGTGGAGCGCTGGTGGGGCCGCTGGCGCCCGCACGCGCGCTGGGAGCTGACGGGCACCGCGCACGCCGAGGTCGGCCGGCGATGAGCCGCGAACACCCCGACCTCCGGAGCCGGCCGGGGAGCAGCGGCCGGAGCGGCAGCGGCCTGGTCGCCGCCCTGCTCGCCGACGACGGCCGCGACGCCTGGGTCCCCGGCACCGCCGGCCGCCTGGACGACCTGCTGGCCGCCATGCCGCGCCCGGCCCGGGCCGCCCACCGGGCCGCGACCGCCGCCCTCGACGGGTACGCGCTGCTGCGCACCGGCGCCCGGCTGGACGACCTGCCGCCGCCCGACCGCGAGGCGCTGATCGCCGGGCTCGCCCGCCGGCCCGCCCTGCTGCCCCTGCTCGACGTGCTCAAGGTGCCCGTCCTGCTGGCCGCCGGGACGCAGCGGCTGCTGCACCGCAGCCCCTTCCCGGCGCCCGCGCCCGGCGCCCCCGAGGACCCGCCGCTGGACTGCGTCCCCGCCGCGGAATGGCCGGACCGGGCGACCGCCGACGCGGTGGTGGTCGGTTCGGGCGCCGGCGGCGCCGTGGCCGCCCGCACCCTGGCCCTGGCCGGCCTGCGGGTGGTCGTCGTGGAGGAGGGCCGGCACCACAGCACCGCCGAGTTCGGGCGCCGCGCCCCGCTCGACCGCTTCGCCGAGCTGTACCGGGACGCCGGCGCCACCGTGATGGCGGGGGTCCCGCCCGTGCTGCTGCCCACCGGTCGCGCCGTCGGCGGCACCACGGTGGTCAACTCCGGTACCTGCTACCGCACTCCCGACCGGGTGCTGGACCGCTGGCGCTCCGCCCACGGTGTGGACCTCGCCGACCGGGCCGCGTTCGGCGCCGGCCTGGACGAGATCGAGCGGACCCTGCGGGTCGCCACCCAACCGCTGGACGTGCTCGGCCGCAACGGCCTGCTCGCCCTGGCCGGCGCTGCCGAACTCGGCTGGCGGGCCGGTCCGTTGCGGCGCAGCGCCCCTGGTTGCCGGGGCTCCTGCCAATGCGTGGTCGGCTGCCCCGCCGGGGCCAAGCAGAGCGTGCAGCTCTCCGTGCTCCCGGCGGCCTGCGCCGCGGGGGCCCGGATCGTCACCTCGGCCCGGGTCCGGCGGATCCTGGTGGACCGGGACCGTCCGGGCGGCCCGCGCGCGGCCGGGGTCGCCGTCCGGCGGCCGGACGGCACCCGTCTGGAGATCCTCGCCCCGCTGGTGGTGCTCGCCGCCGGGGCGCTCGAAAGCCCGACGCTGCTGCGCCGGTCGGGGCTGGGCGGCCACCCGAGGACGGGCCGCAACCTCGCCGTGCACCCGGCCACCAGCGTGGCCGGCCGGTTCGCCGAGGCGGTGGCGGCCGGGCCCGCGGTGCTGCAGAGCGCCGGGGTCGAGGAGTTGCACGAGCAGGGCATCCTGATCGAGGCGACCGCGCCGCCGCCGGGCATGGGGTCCTTCGTGCTGCCCGGTCTCGGGCGGGAGCTGCGGAGCGAGCTGGCGGACGCCGACCGGCTGGCCACTCTCGGGGCGATGATCGCGGACCGCCCGGGCGGCCGGGTGCACGGCAGCCGCCGGACGCTGCTGAGCTACCGGCTCGACCCGGCCGACGGCCGCTCGCTGCTGCGGGCGGTCGGCGCGATGGGCGAACTGCTCTTCGCGGCCGGCGCGCAGGAGGTGCTGACCGGGCTGCCGCGTGCTCCCCGGGTGCGGTCGGCGGCCGAACTGACCGCCTTGCTCGACCGATGCCGGGCCCGGGACCTGCACCTGTCGGCCTTCCACCCGTCCGGCACGGTCGCGCTCGGCGCCGATCCGGCCGTCGCCCCGGCGGATGCGCGGGGGTGGCTCCGCGGGGTCCGCGGGGTGCTGGTGGCGGATGCCTCGGGGCTGCCCGACTGCCCGGGCGTCAACCCGCAACTCACCGTCATGGCAATGTCGTTGGCCGTCTCGCAGGCGGCTGTTGAGAGCGGCTGACGCTGGGTAATATCGATGTTGTGTCATGTACGCACTGGATAGGATGCGGCCGCACCGCACCCGGTGCCGTCCGCCCTCCCCGACCCGTCAGGAGTGCACACCCATGTCCCGCTCCCGCACCCGTCGCGGCGCCCTCGCCGCCGTCGCCGCCGTCGCGTTACTGACCATCACCGCCGGCCCGGCGACAGCCTCGCCGGCCCCCGCCGCGCCGCCCGCCAAGGGCGGCGAGGTCACCCGGATCGAGGAGCAGGTCGCCCGCGACCTCGCCCGTTCGCTCGCCGACCCCGCCTGGCGGGCCGGGCTGCGGGCCGGCGCGGACGCGGGGACCGCGCAACTCGCCCCGCTGGCCTCGCGTTCCTCCGCGCCCGCCGCTCGCGGCCTCGCCGCCGGTGTCGCGGACGCCGACCGGCGGATCGCCGCCGCGAAGGGCCTCGGCGCCGAACCAGGCCCGCTGCTGCAGGTGCAGTTGGCCGACCCCTCGATGCGGGCGGCGCTCGACGCCGGCCTGGCCCCGCTGGTCGCGGCGGCCACCGCCGACGACCACGCCCGGACCATCACCGCCTACGACACGGCCGGCCGCTCGCACCTCCTTCGGACCGAGGAGATCCCGAACCGACCCGTCTACCTGGTCGACCTCGACTCCGCCCGGACCACGGCCGCGGGCCTGCGGGTGCTGGGCGCCGAACTCGCCCGCCAGGGCCTCGGCCTGCCGGTCGCCCGGCCCGCCGCCCCGGCCGCCGCCGGCTGGTGGGCCACCAAGATCGACGCCGTCGAGGTCAAGGACGACGAGGAGCCCTGGTTCAAGGGTGACGCGGAGATGTTCGCCCTGGTCACCGGCTTCGGGCTTGACGGCAAGGTACGGGTCGACTCCGTCGACATGCCCTATCTCAACAACGACGGGACGGTCTACCGCCCCAACCAGATCCTGGTCAACTGGTCGAACTACAAGTACAACCTGGCCGACGTCGTGCTGATGGAGGACGACGGCGACACCAACTACCAGGCACTCGCCACGGCCATCGCCGCCGTCCTGCTCACCATCGCCGACCAGGGCGCCTACATCCCGCTGGTGAACGCCGTCCTGTCGGCCGTGCCCGCCTCCTGGTGGACCGACGACCCGGACTACGTCGACTCCTGGTACACCCTCGCCCGGACCAGCTCGGGCCGCCTCGACGGCGCCGCGGCCAACGGCTGGCTCAGCGTCTCGCCGTACTTCGTCGAGCAGTTCTGACCCCCGGCCGCCGCCGGCACCGGGCCGTCCGGAGCGCCCCTCGCCGGGCGCCCCGGACGGACCGGGCCGTCCGCCCCCGGGGGTCGCCCCGGGCGGTGCTTGACGGCCGGCCCGCCGGCGGCTTGACTCCGGTCACCGGTGGCGGAGCCACCCGGACAGCGCCACGACCGGTGCGACGGCGGGCGCCCGAGCGGCGGCCGACGGCACCCCCCCGCGACCGAGGAGACCGTCCGTGCCCGTCGAGATCATCGCCCGCCAGTCCGTCGTCGACGTGCTGGAGCACCGGCTGCGGGACGACATCCTCGGCGGCGCCCACGCCCCCGGGGAACTCCTGCCCCCCGAACGGGAACTCGCCGCCGGCTACGGCGTCACCCGGACGACCCTCAAGCACGCCCTCTCCCGGCTCGAACAGGCCGGACTGCTCAGCACCCGGCACGGCATCGGCACCAGGGTGCGGGACTTCCTGCGGCTCGGCGGCGCCGACCTGCTGCCGATGCTCGCCGCCCAGGACCGCGGCTGGCTCGCCGAGATCTTCGAAGTGCGCCGCCACATCGGCGCCCTGATCGCCCGCCGGGCCGCCGACCGCCGCACCGACCGGCAGGCCCGGCGCCTGCGCGACCTGCTCGACGAGATCGCCGCGGCGGCCGACGGCGACGCCGCGCAGCTCGCCGAGGCCGAGGTCCACCGCGAACTCGCCCGCGCCACGGGCAACCGCGTCTACCTGCTGCTCACCAACACCCTGTTCAACGCCTACCTCCCGGTCCGGGCCGCCCTGCGGGCCCCGTTCGAGGACCCGGCCGCGGCCGCCGCCCGGCTCGCCCCGGTGGTCGCGGCGGTCGCCGACGGCCGGGCCGTGCAGGCCGGGACGGCCGCCGAGGCGTACCTGGCCGAGACCGAACGGCTGATGCTCGGCGCTCTCCAGGCCGGCCGCGAGGGCTGACCGGGCTGCCGGGCTGAACGTGGTGCCGGATGCGGCGGGCCGGCCTGCCGGGTGCGGGTCCGCGCGGATCGGTGATGATCCACGGCCGCGCCGACGGTCTACACTGATGTAGACGTGTGGATGTGACAGCGGCCCGGCGACGAGAGGTCCTCCGCGGATGCCCCAGCCCAGCGGTCGGCCCCTGGTTCCTCCGCGCGCCGCCGCGCTCACCGCCGGCATCGCGCTGACGGCCTTCGGCGTGCTGGCCCTCCTGCTCGCCCTGCACGGCTGGGGACCGTTCCCCGCCGAGTCGTGGCTGCACGACCGGGCGGTGACGCACCGTCCCGGGTGGGCCGTGCGCCTCGCGGGCGCAGTCACCGACCTGGGCACCGGCTTTCCGCCGTACGCCGCCGCGGTCGGGGCGGGCGTCCTCCTGGCGCGGGGCGTCGAACCGGTGCGGCGGCGGATCCTGTGGATCTGCGGTCCGGTGCTGGTGCTGGCGGTGGGGCAACTGCTCCGCAGGGGTCTGATGCTGGCCTTCGCCCGGCCGCGCCCGCCGGCGGCCGACTGGGTCGGCGCCTCGCCGAGCGGCTACGCCTTCCCCTCCGGCCACGCCTTCACCGGTGCGCTCGCGGCCGGCCTGCTGGCCTGGGCCGTCCTGTGCACGGTCCGGCGCCGGGTGGCGGTTCCGGTGGCGCTGCTGCTCGGGGTGGTGGGGGTGGCCGTCGGCCTCACTCGGGTCTACCTCGGCGTGCACTGGCCGTTCGACGTGCTGGGGGGCTGGCTGCTCGCGGTGGGCTGGTTCGCGCTCTGCCTCGTGCTGGTCCCGCCGGCCTTCCGCCGGACGCGGCGCGTCACCGGCGAGGCGGCCGAGCCCGCGGACCGGGGCGGCGGGGCGAGCGCGTAGCGTGGGCCGCCGGTAGGTGATGCTCGCGTGGATCGTGGTCCGGATCGGGGGAGCGGGCCGGGCCGCCGGCGACCACCCGTGCGCCGTGCCGCGGCCCTGCCGTGGTGCCGGTGCGGACGGGTAGGGTCCGGCCATGGAGAGGGTGGAGTTCGTCCCCGAGAAGGTGGCCTGGGTTCTGGTGCGTGGCGGTCGGGTGCTTGTCACGCGCGACCGCGGGGTTGACGTCTTCTACTTCCCCGGTGGGAAGCGGGAGCCGGGTGAGTCCGATGCCGAGACCCTGGCACGCGAGATCGACGAGGAGCTCCGGTCCCGCGTCGACACGGACACGATGGTCCATGTCGGTACCTTCGAGACGCGGCGGGACACCGACGGACGTACCGAGTTCCGGATGATCTGCTACACCGCCGATGTCACCGGTCCGCTGACCCCGTCCGGCGAGATCGCGGAGTCGGCCTGGTTCGGTTACGGCGATCGTGCCCGGGTCTCGGCAGTGGACCGGTTGGTGTTCGACATGCTGCATGCGTCCGGCCGGCTGGCCTGAGCCCGATTCCGGCGATGATCCCGGCGTTCGGCCACCAGAGCTCACGGTGCCCGGCGAGGCCGGGGACGGTCCTGCCGTCGCCGCGCGGTGACGGTGCACCCGATCTCACAGCCCGCCCCGGTGCGGGCTGCCGTGGCGATCCGCCGGGCGGCTGCCGGCCGCTCCGCCCGGGGTTCGGTGGGCGGGGTGTGTGGGGATTCGGGGTGGAGTTGCCGCGTCGTTCACCCCGTACGGCAAATTCTTGGCAAAGCTCGGTGGTGGCCTCCCCGGTTCTCCGGGGGCCTCGGGCCAGTCCACCGGCGGGTTAGAGGGGCCCCGGACGGGTGTTCGGGTACTTCGGGGCCGGTTTGATCTGCGCGCGTAGAGGTGGTCTCCTAGGTGCCCTCGGCGCACGGAAGGGGCTGGTGATGCGTCTTCTGAGCACGCTGCCCGTACCGACGCTGACGGATGGTCAGGTGTCCATCCGGCGGCCGGAGGTGGACGACGCCGCCACGCTGCTGGCCGGATCGAGGGATCCGCTGGTCCGTGAGTTCATGCAGGGGGTGATCCCCCATCGGGACATGGCGGAGGCGCGCCGCTGGCTGGCGGAGGTGCCCGGCGCCCTCTGGGCACGGGACCGGGCGGCGTACTTCTCGGTGGTGGTGGGGGACGGGCCTTCGGTGGGCTGGGCCGAGCTGGTCGACCTGCGGCCGGCGGAGGGCGCGGCCGAGGCTTCGATCTGGCTGCTGCCGCAGGCGCGCAGCCTCAAGGTGGCGAGTTCGGCACTGCGGTTGATCTGCAGGTTCGGCTTCGAAGGGCTCGGCCTGTGTCATATTGACGCGTACGCCGCAAGGGATAACATGCCCGTTCAGGTGGTCGGCGCGTCCATAGGTTTCCGGCGTGCGGGCTACCGCCCGGGGCTGTTCCGCAGCTCCCGGACCCAGACGCTGCACGACGCCGTGCATGCCACCCTGCAGCCACAGGATCTGTGCTGAGACAGGGATTGTGTTCCGAGTACGGGGGTGCTCTGTGAGGACAAGGCGACGGCCATGCCGTCCAGGAGGAGAACGTGATGTCGGGGGGAACCGGGATTCCGGTCTTTGCGGCCGGAACTGACGAATCGTCGGTACACGGCCTGTCGTACGTCCACGGGAGCTCACAGCTCCCCTCGGGCCGGGTCGCGCTCACCGTGGCGGCGGACGGCCGGCTCCGGGTGGAGGCCCTCGTCGGCACCACCCGGACGGTCCGGACCGGCCGACTCGATCTGGCCGTCCTGAACCGCGTCCTGGGCGCGCTGCTCGCGGGCCCGCCCGGCGCCGCGCCCGGCCGGGACGCCGCGCCCGACGGCCCCGCCGCCGCGGCGGACACCGGCCGCCGGCTCACCGTCACCGGCCTGCTGCCGGACGGCGACGCGAGCTGGGACGACGCCACCACCAGCCCGGTCCCGGGCGTGGGACGGGCCCTGGAGGCGCTGGCCGCCCAGGTGCTGGACCCGGCCGCGGCCGGCCGGCTGCCCGGCGTCCTGCTCGCGCTCGACGAGATCGACCCGGCCGAGGCCGGAACCACCGCCCGGCCCGCCGCCGCGATCGGCACCGTCGGCGGTCGCGCCGCGTACGCGCTGGCCGAACCCGAGCAGGGCTTCGGCCTGGTGGCCCTCGACGGCGCCGACCCGCTCGGCGGCTCGGGGACCGAGGCGGGCGTGCTGCCCACCGCCCTGGCACTCGGAACGGCCGGCGGCCGCGAACTGTTCGCCGTCGGCGGCGCCGACGGCGCCGTACAGGTCTGGGACGCCGTCAGCGGCGCACTGCTGCACGGCACCGCCGGCGGCGAAGGGGCCCAGGCGGTGACCG
Protein-coding regions in this window:
- a CDS encoding GMC family oxidoreductase N-terminal domain-containing protein, which translates into the protein MSREHPDLRSRPGSSGRSGSGLVAALLADDGRDAWVPGTAGRLDDLLAAMPRPARAAHRAATAALDGYALLRTGARLDDLPPPDREALIAGLARRPALLPLLDVLKVPVLLAAGTQRLLHRSPFPAPAPGAPEDPPLDCVPAAEWPDRATADAVVVGSGAGGAVAARTLALAGLRVVVVEEGRHHSTAEFGRRAPLDRFAELYRDAGATVMAGVPPVLLPTGRAVGGTTVVNSGTCYRTPDRVLDRWRSAHGVDLADRAAFGAGLDEIERTLRVATQPLDVLGRNGLLALAGAAELGWRAGPLRRSAPGCRGSCQCVVGCPAGAKQSVQLSVLPAACAAGARIVTSARVRRILVDRDRPGGPRAAGVAVRRPDGTRLEILAPLVVLAAGALESPTLLRRSGLGGHPRTGRNLAVHPATSVAGRFAEAVAAGPAVLQSAGVEELHEQGILIEATAPPPGMGSFVLPGLGRELRSELADADRLATLGAMIADRPGGRVHGSRRTLLSYRLDPADGRSLLRAVGAMGELLFAAGAQEVLTGLPRAPRVRSAAELTALLDRCRARDLHLSAFHPSGTVALGADPAVAPADARGWLRGVRGVLVADASGLPDCPGVNPQLTVMAMSLAVSQAAVESG
- a CDS encoding DUF3103 family protein — translated: MSRSRTRRGALAAVAAVALLTITAGPATASPAPAAPPAKGGEVTRIEEQVARDLARSLADPAWRAGLRAGADAGTAQLAPLASRSSAPAARGLAAGVADADRRIAAAKGLGAEPGPLLQVQLADPSMRAALDAGLAPLVAAATADDHARTITAYDTAGRSHLLRTEEIPNRPVYLVDLDSARTTAAGLRVLGAELARQGLGLPVARPAAPAAAGWWATKIDAVEVKDDEEPWFKGDAEMFALVTGFGLDGKVRVDSVDMPYLNNDGTVYRPNQILVNWSNYKYNLADVVLMEDDGDTNYQALATAIAAVLLTIADQGAYIPLVNAVLSAVPASWWTDDPDYVDSWYTLARTSSGRLDGAAANGWLSVSPYFVEQF
- a CDS encoding FadR/GntR family transcriptional regulator, which gives rise to MPVEIIARQSVVDVLEHRLRDDILGGAHAPGELLPPERELAAGYGVTRTTLKHALSRLEQAGLLSTRHGIGTRVRDFLRLGGADLLPMLAAQDRGWLAEIFEVRRHIGALIARRAADRRTDRQARRLRDLLDEIAAAADGDAAQLAEAEVHRELARATGNRVYLLLTNTLFNAYLPVRAALRAPFEDPAAAAARLAPVVAAVADGRAVQAGTAAEAYLAETERLMLGALQAGREG
- a CDS encoding phosphatase PAP2 family protein, translated to MPQPSGRPLVPPRAAALTAGIALTAFGVLALLLALHGWGPFPAESWLHDRAVTHRPGWAVRLAGAVTDLGTGFPPYAAAVGAGVLLARGVEPVRRRILWICGPVLVLAVGQLLRRGLMLAFARPRPPAADWVGASPSGYAFPSGHAFTGALAAGLLAWAVLCTVRRRVAVPVALLLGVVGVAVGLTRVYLGVHWPFDVLGGWLLAVGWFALCLVLVPPAFRRTRRVTGEAAEPADRGGGASA
- a CDS encoding NUDIX hydrolase translates to MERVEFVPEKVAWVLVRGGRVLVTRDRGVDVFYFPGGKREPGESDAETLAREIDEELRSRVDTDTMVHVGTFETRRDTDGRTEFRMICYTADVTGPLTPSGEIAESAWFGYGDRARVSAVDRLVFDMLHASGRLA
- a CDS encoding GNAT family N-acetyltransferase — its product is MRLLSTLPVPTLTDGQVSIRRPEVDDAATLLAGSRDPLVREFMQGVIPHRDMAEARRWLAEVPGALWARDRAAYFSVVVGDGPSVGWAELVDLRPAEGAAEASIWLLPQARSLKVASSALRLICRFGFEGLGLCHIDAYAARDNMPVQVVGASIGFRRAGYRPGLFRSSRTQTLHDAVHATLQPQDLC